GTTTTGGCTTGATAGAATTAGTTGTATAAAATGCTTAGTCAGCATTATTATGTAttttatgtgtatatatatacactgtgTACTTTGTAACTGATGTAATGAGAAAACCATTATTCAATAAATCCAATCTCTCTCTAgatattctctctctctaatttctCTCTAGAATCTTAAGTTTCTTCGGATATCTAATCTTCAACAATTGGGACATCATCTCATGTGGTGGGAATTCTAATCTCTTACAATTTGCTACAATAAGAGTTGTCAATGTAGTTGGTAGACTATCTTTAGGGAACGACTCCAAGGATGGACAGTTATAGAGACCCAAATGGTGAAGGAAATTTCGGCTGTGCACCATTTTCTTGGGCAAGCACTTTACACCAACTACATTTTGAATATTAAGATATTGAAGCAAGGACAGGGATTTTGTGTCTAGTAAAGTTAACACACCTGGGCATTCATTTATCCTCAATTGCTTTAAGCAATCGATTGTGAAAGTAGCCGTTCCCCCTTGTAGAACCCCGCACTCAGACGCGGAAAGTTTTTTCAAGCAAGGAAGATGATAAGGCAAGCCTCTCAGCTTCGGACAGTTGTCTAAAATCAACTCCTGAAGACGAGGAAAGTCTGGTTGTTGGCCTCCACTTGAACTTGGTTGCCATTCCTCCCACTCTGGCATCTTCTTAAACGCTAGCTTCTCCAAAGATTGAAATGGCTTTATTACAGGAGTTCCATTTCCACCATAGAACTCAATGCCAACTGTCATAACAGATTTCATCCTTTCGATGTAGAGTACTTTAAGAGTGGGTAGCTGCCCGAAACTTGGCAAGGATAAACAATGACTACAATCACTGAGACGCATGAATTGAATGTTAGATAAGGAATTAGAGTTTCCCAACCAATCCGGAAAGCTgattccaccataaaagctGATGGCCAGTTTCTCCAAATTCACGGAAGGCTGGAGCTTGTCAAgtacatgtctctccttttcggAATCATTGGTGTCCTCATCACCCCATGCCAGCTCTAACTCCTTGAGATCCTTCTTATTCTTCAAATTGGCCCGCACAGCATCCTCAAGGTCTAGTACATTCCGCAGcttcaaaatagaaagtttcCCTCGAAGATGTGAAAGCTCCCTCAACTGTTTAATGCTTGAACCAGTAGATTTCCCCACAATAAACGTAGTCAATGTCCTCAAACCTTTTAGTCGACCCATTTCCGATGGCATCTCTCCAATATTTGTTCCTTTAAAATTAAGATGGTGCAGATTAATCAATTTTGGGATTCCAGCAGGCAATTTTGTAAGAGAGGAACAATTTGATAACAATAATGTCTGCAAATTGTAGAGAGTGCAGACTATATCAGGTAACCTTTCAATTGAGGTATAGGAGACGTCCATATAGCGCAAGTGTATGAGGTGGCCAATAGAATCAGGTACTTCAgtgatatttttgtattttgataATGATAACACCCGCAAACGTGTTAGAGTAGGCAACAAATCTTGCAGAATCCTGTTACTCACATAAAACTTCATTTCTAATCTTAAAGCCATAGGTAGGAAGGTCCGCAAACACTTCATACCATACAATGGCCCAAATCTTGATGCAGCATCAAACTCTTCTTTCACATACGAAAAGTGACGAACTATTTTAGGAACTTCATGTGATTCATTCCCTTCCAAGCTGTAGCAAAACCCCCTGGCCATGAACATAGCCAAGCCACTAATGAGATCATGCATTTTAAAACTCATTTTCCGTGACTTTTGAAACAACGATCGAGATAACAGTTCATCAAAATATTTTTCAGCCACCTCTTCCACTTTCATATTCTCAACTTGCACAATCAAACCTTCTGCAACCCAAAGCAAAACCACTTCTTCCCTTTTGAATCTATATCCCTTCGGAAAAATTGAACAATAaacaaagcattgttttaattgagcTGGGAGATAATGGTAACTCAACCATAGAGCTGGAAGGATATTACTTCTCTCATAAGGTAGCTCCCAAATATTGCTATTTAAGACACTATTCCATTCCTCAGCATCTATCTTGCAACGTAACAAACCCCCAATTGTTTTTGCAGCTAGAGGCAAACCATTGCACTTGACCGCAATTTGCTTGCCAATTTCTTCCAACTTTGGGCGTGAACCATGGGTTTGATTTCCAAATGCATGTTGTGCAAGTAGAAACCAGCAATCTTCATTGGACAAGGGTTTCAATTCGTGAATAGGAACATTTCACATGATAGACGCTACATTTGTGCTCCGTGTTGTGACCATGACCTTACTGCCCCTTGCCCCTGAAGTGAAAGGAATTCGGAAGTGATCCCAGTCAACATATTTCTCATTCCAAAGGTCATCCAACACAAATAAAAACTTTTTCCCCCTAA
This is a stretch of genomic DNA from Malus domestica chromosome 02, GDT2T_hap1. It encodes these proteins:
- the LOC108170135 gene encoding putative disease resistance RPP13-like protein 1, encoding MKVEEVAEKYFDELLSRSLFQKSRKMSFKMHDLISGLAMFMARGFCYSLEGNESHEVPKIVRHFSYVKEEFDAASRFGPLYGMKCLRTFLPMALRLEMKFYVSNRILQDLLPTLTRLRVLSLSKYKNITEVPDSIGHLIHLRYMDVSYTSIERLPDIVCTLYNLQTLLLSNCSSLTKLPAGIPKLINLHHLNFKGTNIGEMPSEMGRLKGLRTLTTFIVGKSTGSSIKQLRELSHLRGKLSILKLRNVLDLEDAVRANLKNKKDLKELELAWGDEDTNDSEKERHVLDKLQPSVNLEKLAISFYGGISFPDWLGNSNSLSNIQFMRLSDCSHCLSLPSFGQLPTLKVLYIERMKSVMTVGIEFYGGNGTPVIKPFQSLEKLAFKKMPEWEEWQPSSSGGQQPDFPRLQELILDNCPKLRGLPYHLPCLKKLSASECGVLQGGTATFTIDCLKQLRINECPAASCRAEM